TGCGTGCCACGCTTGCGCAACGACTTGGGGGTCGGGAACAGCACCATCGAAGTCACCGTCACGGTCGGTGTCGCAGCAGAACAGCCGGGGCAGGTGCTGTCCCGCCATCAGCCCCCGGAACGTCGCGCGCTCCACCTTGGCCAGGTGCCGCGCCAGCCCCAGCAGCGACATCGTCGAAGGCTCGACGGAACGCCGCGCCATCGCCTCCGCATCAAGACCTGCGCATTTCATCTCGAACATGAGGCGTTGACAGCGCATGGCTTCGACCAGCGTGGTGCGCTCGTTGCCCAACCTTGGTCCGTTCTCACGCGGGCCGTCGTCGGACGGCTCACCGTCCGCGGTGAACATGTCGGCTCGTCGGGTCGTGGCCATGGCCGCAATCATCGGTAATACGCCTATCGGTCGACCAGGGATTTAACTACGGCCCATCTCGTCGACAAGCTTCGCACCCGATACCGCTGAGCTACGCCGCGGCCGGCTGTGTTAGCGGCCAGGTGGGATTC
The nucleotide sequence above comes from Micromonospora sp. NBC_00389. Encoded proteins:
- a CDS encoding DinB family protein, whose product is MATTRRADMFTADGEPSDDGPRENGPRLGNERTTLVEAMRCQRLMFEMKCAGLDAEAMARRSVEPSTMSLLGLARHLAKVERATFRGLMAGQHLPRLFCCDTDRDGDFDGAVPDPQVVAQAWHAWRAEVDFATRFMAAAPSLDITGTEPLNQHGSGGGPMSLREVLVGMIEEYARNMDHVDLLRERIDGRIGQ